CAGGACCAGAGACTCGCCTACGACGTCGAACTGTTCCTCTCGCCTCTTCGCCAGCTGGCGATCGCGCACGGTGACGCTGATCTCGCCCGCCTCGCCGAGGGCATCGTGCGGCGTGGGCTCGTTCACCCGGGTCGCCACCTCGCCGAACTCGTTCGGCACCCGGAGATCGGCGGGCGACTGCCGGAGGCCACCGATCCGCAGCCCGCCGAAGCGCAGTCCGAAACGGACGTGTTCTACCCCGTGAGCCGCCTGTTGCGGGTGCGCCGGGGACAGGTCTCGGCGTCGATCTTCGCGGGCAGCGACTTCTCCAAGACGGGGCGGATCGCGTCGGGGCTCTCCAACTCAGCGACCCTCGTGAGGGCGCGCCGAGGTGCCTTGGTGCTCCGTTCCGTGCGGCTCGCCCCCACCTTCTTCTCGATGGGCTGCATCCGCCCCGATGGCCTCGAACGCGTTCCCAACGGCGCGGTGCTGCGCGAGACACGCAGCTCCGGCTACTACGAGCCGCTCGCGCCCGATGTGCCCCGAGACCTGTCCGATCCGGTATCGGAGGGGCGTTATTTCGCGGCGATGGACTTCGAGAACCGCGCCATCGACCCGATGTCGCTGCGGACCACCGTGACCGCCGTAGTCGACGATGCTGGTGTGAGCCTCGACTTCTCATTCGGCGGCGCAGCCACTCGCTACGCCGTAGAGCTGGTCTTCGACGGGGAGCTGACCGTGAACGGCGGCGAGCCATTCGGCGGCGGCTGGTGGCTTCGCGGGCGAACGGCCGAGGTTGCGGGATTCGGCGCCGGTGCCTCGATCACGGCCTCGGGCTTCGACGACGCGCCGCCCGACTTCGACGAGGGCGAGATGTTCGGCTACGTCGGCGGCAACGACTCCATCGAGGGAACGCGCCTCCTTTTGTCGGGCTCGACGACGGCAGCGTCGAGTCTCCGCATCGATCTGGTCTGACCGCCGCCCACTCCTCGGCGGGCCGGGCGGCCTGCGAGGCGAGCGCGGCCGCGAGGTCGTTCCAGGCGAGCACCTCGAACGCAGCGGGCGGATGTTGCGCGATCGTTCGTGGCATGTAAGCCGCTTGAAACATGAGCACGGTTTGATCATCCTCATGGAGATGTCTGACAGCTGGGCAGGTAGGCAGGTCGTCGGTCACCGCATCGGCGCGGTGGAGTATGTGCTGCGCGACCTGACCGACTCGATCCACTCAGGCATCGTCGAGGTCGGTGAGCGGCTGCCGGCCGAAAGCGCGCTCGCGGCTCGATATGGAGTGAGCCGTTCCGTGATCCGCGAGGTCCTGCGCATCTGCGAGGCGCAGGGGCTCACGACCACTCGCAATGGTCGTGGCACGTTCGTCGCCAGCCAGCAGGGGGACACGCGGCTGGTTTTCGGTGAGTTCTCCGCCGCGCACCTCATCGAGGCCCGTCCCCACGTCGAAGTCCCGGCAGCGGGTCTCGCCGCCATCCGCCGAAGCGAAGCCCAGGTCACCGCGCTGCAGGAACTGCACGAGCAGATGCAGGCGGAGACGAACGCCGAGGCTTGGGTGCAACTCGACATCAGCTTCCACGGGGCGATCGCTGCGGCATCCGGGAACCCGATCTTCCAGGTCGTGCTCGAGAGCATCAGCGGCGCTCTCTCGAGCCAGTCCTCCCTCCTGAACCTCGGACCCGGCCGGCGCGAGAGCGCCGACATCGAGCACCGCGGCATCGTCTCGGCGATCGCCCGCGGCTCAGTGGCGGAAGCCGAGGACGCGATGGAGTTCCATCTCGACCAAGTCAAGGAAGCCCTGTCGCACGCGGCAGGCACGACACCAAGGGGGCCGCGTCATGACTACGCAGGACACCGACTCGAGCACGACACTCGAGGTGCAGAAGCGTGACTTCTCGCACGAGCAGGAGGGATACCGCCATGGGCTGAAGCCCCGACAGTTGCAGATGATCGCGATCGGCGGCGCGATCGGCACCGGATTGTTCATGGGCGCGGGTGGCCGCCTCGAATCCGCCGGCCCGTCGCTCTTCATCGTCTATGCCGTCTGCGGCGTGTTCGCGTTCTTCATCCTGCGTGCGCTCGGCGAGCTCGTCCTGCATCGGCCGTCTTCGGGATCGTTCATCTCGTACGCTCGAGAGTTCTTCGGGGAGAAGGCGGCGTACGTCGCCGGCTGGATGTACTTCCTCAACTGGGCGACGACTGCGATCGCGGATGTCACGGCGGTCGCGCTCTATGTGCAGTTCTGGTCGGCGTTCACTGCCGTGCCGCAGTGGGTGCTCGCGCTCATCGCGCTCGTCATCGTGTTGAGCCTCAACCTCGTCTCGGTGAAGGTCTTCGGCGAGATGGAATTCTGGTTCGCGCTCATCAAGGTCGTCGCGCTCGTGAGCTTCCTTGTGATCGGTATCGTGTTCCTCTCGGCCGGGTGGCCGCTGAACTCGGACGCCGGCACCGTCGCGCCCGGCCTGTCGATCTGGCAGGACAACGGCGGCGTCTTCCCGACCGGCCTCATCGCGAGCGTGCTCGTCGTGCAGGGCGTCGTCTTCGCCTACGCCGGCATCGAACTCGTCGGCACGGCGGCGGGCGAGACGGCGAACCCCGACAAGGTGATCCCGCGCGCGATCAACTCCGTCATCTTCCGGATCGCTGTCTTCTACGTGGGCTCGGTGCTGTTGCTCTCGCTCCTCCTGCCGCACACCGCATACTCGAGTGGCGAGAGCCCGTTCGTCACGTTCTTTGCGAGCATCGGTGACGGTTCGTCCGGCGAGATCGCCGGGTCGATCATGAACTTCGTCGTGCTCACCGCAGCGCTCTCGAGCCTCAACGCCGGTCTCTACTCGACAGGGCGAATCCTGCGATCCATGGCCATGAGCGGCGCCGCCCCCCAGTTCACCACGCGGATGAACCGCCACGGCGTTCCGTACGGCGGCATCCTGCTCACGGGTGGCGTGACCCTCCTCGGCGTCGTGCTCAATCTCTTCGTTCCCGAGGACGCGTTCGAGATCGTGCTCAACATCTCGGCCATCGGCATCGTCGCGGGCTGGGGCATGATCGTGCTGTGCCAGCTGCAGCTGCGGCGGAGGGCGCAGCAAGGGAAAGCCGTGCAGCCGGCGTTCCGGATGCCGGGTGCGCCGTTCACCTCATACCTCACCCTCGCCTTCCTGGTTGCCGTGATCGTGCTCATCGCGGTGGACTTCCCGACCGGCACGCTCACCGTCGGCGCCTTCGCGGTGATCGGCGTGCCGCTGCTGATCGTCGGCTGGTTCGCCGCGCGCAAGCGCATCTACGAGATCGCTCGATCCCGTGACGGCTTCACCGGCATGTTCCCGGTGCTCGCCGAGACTCCTGCGATGGAGGCGAAACTCGACGACAATGCCGCCGAAGAACAGAGGGACCGACAGCACGAGCCCTGATCGAGCTTGGGCTTCCGGGGCTCGGCGCGCATTCTGCGCCGAGCCCCGCTGACGTACGCGACAGGACGTCTCCTCACCCGCGCGGCGCGTGCGCCTCGAGAAACTGGTACACCTCGGGCTGGTCGATGTTTGGGTCGATCGGTTGAGCGCTCACGGTGTCCTCCCCTCGTATTCGTGCTCGCGGAGGAGTTCGCGAAGCTGAGTCCGCGCTCGTTGGTAGCGGCCGCGTGCGGTCGACTCGCTGATCCCGAGGATCGTGGCTGCTTCGGGCAAGGTGAATCCGTCCCACAGCACGAGTCGTACGAGTTCGGATTGATCGGCCGGGATGGCGTCGAGCGCGGCGCGGATGTCGAGGGTCTCCGCGTCGACATGCTCGGTCGGGAGCGTCTCGAGATGTCCGCGCAGCTTGTGGGTGAGATCGGAATGACGGATGGCGCCGCGGGCGGCGTTGGCGAGCACGCGTCTGGCGACGCCGAACAGCCACATCCGTGCTTGTTCCGGGTCTGAGGGCATCCGGTCGCCTCGCCGCCACGCGACCACGAACGTCTCACTGAGCAGATCTGCGGCGTCGGCCGGGATCCGCACCCGCCGGCCAAAATAACTGAGCAGGTCAGCAGCGTTGGCCACGTACACGTGCTCGAAGTGTGTTTCGCGCGTCGATCGGCGCCGTCGATGCATCACTGTGCTGGGCTTTCGGTCGCGTCGTCGCACGGCCCTGCTGCAACTTCCAGCCCGACCCCGTGTTTGAGGTGGCCCGCCTGCTCGAACTCGGCAGAGACGCGCTCGCCCATCACCCGTGTCGCCGCCATCGAGTAGGTCGCGGGCGGTGGGGTCGCGCCCGATGCGGCGCTCGCGGGATCGGTGAACGCGACGCGTCGTTCGACCTCGAGTTCGTACTCGGCCTCGATCTCAGCGATGGTGATGGATGCGATGAGCGAGTCCCAGTCGTGTTCCGTGAGAAACTTCCGCGCCGCCTCGACGCGCCGGTCGACTTCCTCGTCCGGCACATCGTGGTCGCGATAGTAGGGCTGCACGCTGAAGAAGACCTCGCACAGTCCGAGCTCGGTTCCGTCTTTCAACTCGAAGCTGCGCTGCGCGACGACATCCGGTGTCCAACCCATCCAGTCGAACACGGCCGGCCCAGCCGTCGCAGCCGTGACGCCGAGCCCAAGAACGCTGACCCCGAGCGCAGCGCCAGTAAGGAACCTCCGGAGACGCGACACACGGGCGCGATGGCGAGACTCTGCAACGACCGCTCGCGCAACGGCTTCAGCGTGCTCCGCAGCCGCCGGCACCGCCCCCAGCGCTCGCGGCGCAGCACCCTCCACCGCCTCATCCACCCAATCCATTGCCAGCCCCTTCGTAGAGTGCCCTCATAGAGGACATGTCCGGGATGGGCTGTTCCTTAATTGGTCAGCGAGTCTCAACCGATGTTCTGACCGACGCTGTACACGTTCGGCGAGATCTCCTCTGCTCCGATCGGTGCCGGGGCGCCATCCGGTCGGATCTCATAGGTGCCCGTTGGCCCGCTGACGGCCGTGAGTCCGCCATCTTCGCCGCATCCGACCACCCAATCTTCGTTGTTCGGGTAGATCACGAGGCAGATCGCGGAATTATCACCCTTCGCAGGTGGAGGCGATCGCCGTCATGCTCGCCCACGAAGCGGCTCGTCGTTGGATCCAGCCTGTCATAGGCGTAGTCCGGCAGATCCGTCGGGAGCGTGTCACCGGGTTCCGCTGCGCGATCCAAGACGGCGAATCCCGATCCGGGACTGATGCAGCCGGCAAGCCCTATTCCTGCGAGCAGGACAACAGCAACGACCGACGCGAGCTTCAACGCTGACACAGTCGAGATACTGCCACGGATGCCACGAAGGCTCATTCAGGCTCAGCGGGCGCCTCGGAGAGTCGTCAGGAGAGCGCGTCGACGTTGCGCAGGTAGGCGATCCAGCTGTTGCATTCGTGTACATGCGTCAGACCGATGGCGGGTGCGGCCCACATGATGAAGGCGGCGGCGTCGACCATCCCCGCCAGGTCGAAGGCGACCGGCAATAGTTCGCGCTCTGCATCGGACAGGGTCCTCGTCCGCTCATATCCGGCTACCGCAGCGTCGGCGAGGTCGCGCGGCAGGCGCCGGTCGGGATCGTCGACGGCGAGGTAGTGGAAGACGCGCGCCAGGTCGATGACGAGCGGACCGTGGTTGAGCTCGTCGAAGTCCAGCACAGCGGTGACCTCCCGGTCCGCGACCAGAAGGTTCTGGCGGTGAAGGTCATGGTGGAGCGGACCGGAGGGCAGCTCGTGCAAGCGCTCCAGCTCTTCGCTTCGGCCTTCGAGGAAGTCCCGCACGCGATCGTGCCAGTCGTCGACGCCGTCGAGCTCGGGCCGGGACGCCAGGCCCTGGTGGAGGAGGCCGAGACGGTCGATCACCGGGATCCGCTCGTCGGTCCAGTCGGCGGTGAGGAGGTGCATCCGGGCCAGCAGTTCACCCACCTGCCCTGCCAGCGCCGCGGTCATCTCGGTCGGGATGTCGCCGGGCACCCACGGGAAGACGGCGATCGGGCGAGCGGCCTCGACGACCACCTCGCCTGCGGCGGTCCGAAACGGTGCCGGCGTCGGGTACCCGTTCTCGCCGAGGAACGCGACCAGCCGCAGCTCGGCGCGGATCTTCTCGATGCCCGACATCCGGTACTCCCTCAGCACCACCTCGCCGTGGTCGGTCGCGATGCGGAAGTTGCCGTTGTCCTCGCCGCCTTCGAGCGGCTTCGGATCACCGGTGGCGCGGACCCCGAACTCGGCCAGGATCTTGGGGAACTCGATCTGATGCATTGTCTCTGTGTTTCCCGTTGTCGTCGCGGTGCCGCTGATCAGGCTATCTGCCGAGTCGCATTCGGATACTCACTCGCACGACAGCGTACAAATGGCTCATCGATCCCATATCGGGAGGCTATCGCCGGCTTCGGGAGCTGGCACAGCTCCTCACCCGCGCGGCGCGTGCGCCTCGAGGAACTGGTAGACCTCGGTCTGGTCGACGCCGGGGAAGGTGCCCGTCGGCAGCGCCGCGAGCAGCGAGGTCGGGGTGCGTGCCGCGGGCCAGGAATGATCGCCCCACCGCTCGGCGAGCGCACCCGGTGCGCGACGGCAGCAGGTCTCATCGGGGCAGCGCGACACGGCGCGGTGCGAGGTCTCCCGGCCGCGGAACCACTTGACGTGCTCGAAGGGCACGCCGACCGACACCGAGTACTCGCCCTCCTTGGCCTTCTCGATGCGCGACGTGCACCAGAACGTGCCCGAGGGGGTGTCAGTGTACTGGTACCAGGGGCTGAAGCGGTCTTCGACGTCGAACACCGTGCGGGCCGTCCAGTTGCGGCAGACGGTCGTGCCCTCCACCGCACCCAGGGCATCCGACGGGAAGCGAACCGCGTCGTTCTCGTACGCCTTGATGATCGTTCCCGACTCGTGCACCTTCATGAAGTGCACGGGGATGCCGAGCCGAGCCGTCGCGAGGTTCGTGAAGCGGTGCGCGGCCGTCTCGTACGACACCGCGAACGCATCGCGGAGCTCCTCCATGGAGATGCGCCGCAGGTTCTTCGCCTCGGTGAGGAAGCGTACGGCGGCCTGCTCGGGCAGGAGGATCGCCGCGGTGAGGTAATTCGTCTCGATGCGCTGGCGCAGAAATTCGCCGTAGTTTCTCGGCTCCTCGTGGGCGAGGATGTGGCTTGCGAGCGCCTGCAGGATCGGCGAGCGGGAGTCGCGCGAGGGCGATTGCTGCGTGGGCAGGTAGATGCGGCCGTGGCGCTTGTCGGTGACCGATCGCGTCGAGTGCGGCAGGTCGCCGACATAGTGCAGCGAGTAGCCGAGATGGCTCGCCATGTCGGCGACGAGCTGGTGCGAGACCGGACCGCCTGCATGCCCCACGGCCTCGAGCAGTTCGGCCGCCTTCGCCTCGAGCTCGGGATAGAAGTTGTCGCGAGCGCGCATCTCGGCACGCAGCTCGGCGTTCGCGCGACGTGCCTCCTCGGGCGTCGCGGCACGCTCGCGGTGCAGGCGATCGATCTCGTTGTGCAGCGTGAGGATGGTCTGCAGGGTCTGGTCGTTGAACGCCTTGCCGACGCGGAACGGCGCGAGTCCGAGCGCGGCGAACACGGGCCCGCGCTGGGCGCGCTCGACGGCGATCTCGAGCGCGGCGCGCTGGCTCGGGGCATCCGTTCGCAGCAGTTCATCGACGCTCGTGCCGAGCGCGAGGGCGATCGTGCGCAGCATCGAGAGGCGCGGCTCGCGCTTGCCGTTCTCGATCGACGAGACCTGCGAGGGGGCGCGGTCGATCGCCGTGGCGAGTTCGCCGAGCGTCATTCCAAGTGCGGTGCGGCGTTCGCGGATGCGCCGGCCGAGCGTGAGCGCGTCGACCTCGTCGGGCCCATGGCCGTCGGCGCCCGAAGGCGCGGCAGGGGCGGCTGCGAGAGCCGTCTGGGCGGTGCGATCGGCGATGACCATGTCTCCGATGGTCACATGGGCGAGCGGATGCCGCAAACAGAAGAACGGCGAAAGTTCTGCAAGTGGCGAAACGGCTGACTGAACGGCCTGTTGACACCGCAGCTGCAGTATGCCGGGATGAACCCATGGCGACCACGTCGCAAACCGCTGAGGATCCTGAAGCTCTGCTCGAACGAGCTCGGGAGACCTTCCGCGCCGGCGATGCGCTCGGCGCCTGGACGCTGTGCGAGCGGATCGCAGAACTCGGCCGATCGAGCGGCGAGCCGGCGATGATCGCCCGGGCTGCGCTCGTGATCCGCGGCGTCACCGAAGGAGCGGTCGTCGCGCGCGTGCACGCGCTCAGCCGCGAAGCACTCGCGAGGCTCGGCGACAACGACAACGACAGCGACAACGACAGCGACGACGACACCGACATCGACACCGACGAGGTGCTCCGAGTACGAGTTCGGGCCCAGCTCGCAGCGACGACCGACCTGTGGGCCACCTCGCCCGGCGGCCACACCGCCGCCGGCGCCTTGGCAGACGCCGAAGCGTCAGGCGACCCGGAGGCGATCCTCATCGCCCTCCATGCGCAACGCGCCGCGCTCAGCAATCCGCTGCACGCGCGCGAGTGGCTCGATATCGGCGCACGCGCGATCGGGCTCGGCCTTCGCAGCGGCGATGGGGACCGGGTCGCCTGGGGGCACTTCTGCCGAATGGACGCGCATTGGATGCTCGGTGACCGGGCGGCGCTCGAGAACGAAGTGCGATTGCTCCGGGCGGACACGGACCTCGAGCGGGAGCCGACCGCGGCCTGGCGACTCGAGCTCGTTCGCGCGTGCCTTGCCCTGCACGATGGACGGTTCAAGCTGGCCGCGCAGCTGGCGGATCGCGCGATCGCGACCGGCCGGGCGCTCGGACTCGGCGACGCCGAGTTCTTCGAGATGGTCTTCCGCTTGCAGTTCACCGCCCAGGTCGGCCCGAACGAGGCGGTCGACACCAGCACCGAGCGGGCTCTCCGCGAGAGCGTCGATTCGGGCCTCTTCCTCGGACGCCTGATCCTCGCGTCGTTCCTGTCGGATCGCGGGCGCGATGAGGAGGCGGCGCGCGAGTGGCATCTCATGCGCGGACACCTCGCTGACATCCCCACCCATCTGCATGAGTTCGTCGTCGCCCTGACGAGCGCATCGAAGATCTGCGCTCGGCTCGGCGACCTCGAATCCGCCCGGTTCCTGTATGCCGAGCTGCTGCCATATGAGGAGATGCAGGTCACCGGTGGTGCTCACACACCGTCGCTCGGGCCTGCGGCGCTCTACCTCGCCGAGCTCGCCGAGTTGCTCGGCGACCCGGAATCGGCGGAGGAGCACGCGCGCGATGCGCTGGCATCCGCGATCTCGATGGCCTCGCCCACCTTCGAGGCGAGATCACTCCTCGTGCTCGCCCGCCTCACGCGACGGCGGAATCGGAAGGACACTCCCGGCCCGTCGGCGCGTGAGTACGCGGCGGGGGCGCGGGCGATCGCGGAACGGCTCGACTGGTCGGCGTTCCTGCTCCTCGTCGACGCGGTCGTCACCGCCGACCACCACGGAGGCCTCTCGAACCGGGAGTTCGAGATCGCCGGCCTCGTCGCTGCCGGGCGCAGCAATCGTCAGATCGCGGCCGAGCTCTACCTCTCCGAGCGAACCGTCGAGTCGCACATCTCGCACATCTTCGCAAAGCTCGGGGTCACCTCACGGGTGGATGTCGCGATGTGGTACTCCGCGCGGCGATGAGCGCCGGCGCGCTGGGCAGAGCGCCCGCTCACCGTACGAGTGCGGGCTTGAGCTCGCGGGCGAAGAAGTCCATGAAGCCGTCGACATCCGGACCCGAGTTCGCGAGCACGACGTGGTCGTAGCCCAC
The Agromyces albus DNA segment above includes these coding regions:
- a CDS encoding FadR/GntR family transcriptional regulator translates to MSDSWAGRQVVGHRIGAVEYVLRDLTDSIHSGIVEVGERLPAESALAARYGVSRSVIREVLRICEAQGLTTTRNGRGTFVASQQGDTRLVFGEFSAAHLIEARPHVEVPAAGLAAIRRSEAQVTALQELHEQMQAETNAEAWVQLDISFHGAIAAASGNPIFQVVLESISGALSSQSSLLNLGPGRRESADIEHRGIVSAIARGSVAEAEDAMEFHLDQVKEALSHAAGTTPRGPRHDYAGHRLEHDTRGAEA
- a CDS encoding amino acid permease, with product MTTQDTDSSTTLEVQKRDFSHEQEGYRHGLKPRQLQMIAIGGAIGTGLFMGAGGRLESAGPSLFIVYAVCGVFAFFILRALGELVLHRPSSGSFISYAREFFGEKAAYVAGWMYFLNWATTAIADVTAVALYVQFWSAFTAVPQWVLALIALVIVLSLNLVSVKVFGEMEFWFALIKVVALVSFLVIGIVFLSAGWPLNSDAGTVAPGLSIWQDNGGVFPTGLIASVLVVQGVVFAYAGIELVGTAAGETANPDKVIPRAINSVIFRIAVFYVGSVLLLSLLLPHTAYSSGESPFVTFFASIGDGSSGEIAGSIMNFVVLTAALSSLNAGLYSTGRILRSMAMSGAAPQFTTRMNRHGVPYGGILLTGGVTLLGVVLNLFVPEDAFEIVLNISAIGIVAGWGMIVLCQLQLRRRAQQGKAVQPAFRMPGAPFTSYLTLAFLVAVIVLIAVDFPTGTLTVGAFAVIGVPLLIVGWFAARKRIYEIARSRDGFTGMFPVLAETPAMEAKLDDNAAEEQRDRQHEP
- a CDS encoding RNA polymerase sigma factor, which gives rise to MHRRRRSTRETHFEHVYVANAADLLSYFGRRVRIPADAADLLSETFVVAWRRGDRMPSDPEQARMWLFGVARRVLANAARGAIRHSDLTHKLRGHLETLPTEHVDAETLDIRAALDAIPADQSELVRLVLWDGFTLPEAATILGISESTARGRYQRARTQLRELLREHEYEGRTP
- a CDS encoding phosphotransferase; the encoded protein is MHQIEFPKILAEFGVRATGDPKPLEGGEDNGNFRIATDHGEVVLREYRMSGIEKIRAELRLVAFLGENGYPTPAPFRTAAGEVVVEAARPIAVFPWVPGDIPTEMTAALAGQVGELLARMHLLTADWTDERIPVIDRLGLLHQGLASRPELDGVDDWHDRVRDFLEGRSEELERLHELPSGPLHHDLHRQNLLVADREVTAVLDFDELNHGPLVIDLARVFHYLAVDDPDRRLPRDLADAAVAGYERTRTLSDAERELLPVAFDLAGMVDAAAFIMWAAPAIGLTHVHECNSWIAYLRNVDALS
- a CDS encoding helix-turn-helix transcriptional regulator, whose product is MVIADRTAQTALAAAPAAPSGADGHGPDEVDALTLGRRIRERRTALGMTLGELATAIDRAPSQVSSIENGKREPRLSMLRTIALALGTSVDELLRTDAPSQRAALEIAVERAQRGPVFAALGLAPFRVGKAFNDQTLQTILTLHNEIDRLHRERAATPEEARRANAELRAEMRARDNFYPELEAKAAELLEAVGHAGGPVSHQLVADMASHLGYSLHYVGDLPHSTRSVTDKRHGRIYLPTQQSPSRDSRSPILQALASHILAHEEPRNYGEFLRQRIETNYLTAAILLPEQAAVRFLTEAKNLRRISMEELRDAFAVSYETAAHRFTNLATARLGIPVHFMKVHESGTIIKAYENDAVRFPSDALGAVEGTTVCRNWTARTVFDVEDRFSPWYQYTDTPSGTFWCTSRIEKAKEGEYSVSVGVPFEHVKWFRGRETSHRAVSRCPDETCCRRAPGALAERWGDHSWPAARTPTSLLAALPTGTFPGVDQTEVYQFLEAHAPRG
- a CDS encoding helix-turn-helix transcriptional regulator; the encoded protein is MATTSQTAEDPEALLERARETFRAGDALGAWTLCERIAELGRSSGEPAMIARAALVIRGVTEGAVVARVHALSREALARLGDNDNDSDNDSDDDTDIDTDEVLRVRVRAQLAATTDLWATSPGGHTAAGALADAEASGDPEAILIALHAQRAALSNPLHAREWLDIGARAIGLGLRSGDGDRVAWGHFCRMDAHWMLGDRAALENEVRLLRADTDLEREPTAAWRLELVRACLALHDGRFKLAAQLADRAIATGRALGLGDAEFFEMVFRLQFTAQVGPNEAVDTSTERALRESVDSGLFLGRLILASFLSDRGRDEEAAREWHLMRGHLADIPTHLHEFVVALTSASKICARLGDLESARFLYAELLPYEEMQVTGGAHTPSLGPAALYLAELAELLGDPESAEEHARDALASAISMASPTFEARSLLVLARLTRRRNRKDTPGPSAREYAAGARAIAERLDWSAFLLLVDAVVTADHHGGLSNREFEIAGLVAAGRSNRQIAAELYLSERTVESHISHIFAKLGVTSRVDVAMWYSARR